Within the candidate division KSB1 bacterium genome, the region TTTAAATGAAAAGCTATATAACCAGAGCTGCTTCCATGCCCAACAGTACGTGGAGAAAACGATTAAAGCCTGGCTGGTGCATCAAGTCAAAACGCCGCCCCGCAACCATAGCTTGACCGACCTGATCAACCTGCTCGATCCGAACCCGCTTGCTGATATGGCATTCGAAATTCAACTGCTTGACCGCGTTTATATCCCTACCCGTTACCCGGATGCCCTGCCCGGTTCTCTGCCCGAAGGTCTGCCTGACCGCCGCGACGCTGAACAGGCGTTCGAGCCGGCTCGCCAAGCGCTCGTAAGAATCGAACAATCCATCAATGAAGGATGAGGGAGAAAAAATGTCCCTGGATGACCTGAGACGACAACGCGATGCCCTGCTCCTGGCCGAAGCGATTGGCTGGCTGCATGACTATCGCAAATGTTCCGAAGAGCATTTGCAAACCCAGGCTCCACACAGTAGAGCTCAAGCGTTGCAACGAAAAGAACTGGCAACAAGACAACCAACCTTGCTGGGTGTCAATTTTGCACTTCTCGAAATCTCGCGAAACGTTGCCAATTTGCTTGACGATACAACCTGGAACCAAGATGTTTTAGGACAGTTGATCTCTCGCTGTCACAACACAGCACATTTCGATAAGCAAGAGCCTGTTGATGGCGAGCAAGCCTATCCTGGTGTGCAAATCAGTTCACCTTTTGGCTTCGAGCAAGCCGTTGCAACCAATCTGACACAGAATTTATGGAATTTACCCTGGGCAAATCTGGCAACGATTGCCACCGATCGGGAAAATTTACGGAAAAGCATCAGCAAGCTATTTGCTCAGACTGTTGCTGATAGCCGCCGTCCCATCAATGAAGTGGACTTGTGGAGTTGGGGAATGCTGGTCGGCGCGCTATATAAATCTGCGCTTGCCGGTGCCTTGCTGACAGCAACACCCCTTCAAGTATCCAACGTTCGCTGGCGATTGCTCGCTGTGCGTTTCGATGGGCTGAAGTACCTGCTCAATGCTATTCGCATTCCCGATTTGCTCGCCAGGCAAGAGTTACTGACCGATGGGCTGAACAGAGTGCAAACGCTCCTGGAAGTGACCTATCCTCTGGGCAGCGAAGTGTATCGGGATGAGAACGGGAGCGTCTATGTCGTGCCGGATGTGCCCGATTTACTGGATTATACCGACAGCAGTGGTATAACACTTCGAAGTCTCATCTTGCAGGAATTCTCGCAAGGCACGGTAAAGAACGAACCCAAGCTCAAACTTGGCGGGGAAATCGCGCCCCACATCGAACTGGAAACAACTCCCTGGTGGGGACAGGATCCGGGATGGCCCAACTCCTCCAACGATGAACTGCCCAACATCGGCGCTTTCCTGGCTCAACGCTATGTTTTGACTTCTGACCCCAAGGCCGTCCGGTCACATTGGAATGAGCCGGTTGCTGACATTTGTACCGTTTGCGGCTTACGCCCGCAGGGACCCGGTCAGAAAGCTCTCCAGCGTCATGTATGCGATATTTGCGAAGAACGCCGCGCTGACCGCTCTCAGCGATGGGCGACGTCCCAAGCCGACACAACCATTTGGAACGATGAAGTCGCCGATGTCAACGGTCGCCTGGCGCTCATTGCCGGACAGTTCGATTTACGTCAGTGGCTGAATGGAAGCCTGCTTGAAACGCTTTTCGTTGTTGCTCCGAATGATCCAAAGAATACCAACGGCGCTCCAATTACGACAAAAACCCCTTCGTTCAGCCGTTTACGGCGCATTTTGGAAACAACACACGCTTTCTGGAAGGAAGTTCAGGCTGAGATTTTACCAACATTGAGCGATGACCGCCGCCGCTTGAAAATTTACCTGACCAAAGACCCACAATTAGGTGCATTTCACGCTTACGACCTGGTAGCAGGTTCAACCATGCTCAGTCTCGTGTGGGTACCGCCAGAAGGGGGCCAGGAAGGGTATTTGGTCAGCATAGATAACCCCGGTTACATCGCACGTCAGTTAGGCGCTCACTCGGACATTTACAATCATCCGGCGACTGCTGCTATCTTTGTGGAAGACTACTTGAAAACGCAATTCATTAACCAAAACCAATCCAATCAGCCCATCTTGTACAATGCAGATGTGCAAGCAGGACAGGTCAAGAAAAATTTGCTCGATGGTATTTCTGTCCGAGAAATTGGCTATCAGTCCAATCAATATGCCACGGCCATCCCCATCCTTGCCGAGCCGCGTTCTTTCCTGATGCTCGTTCCAGCGGATAAGTCGCTTGCTATCCTGCGGCACATCCGGGCCAAGTACGAGCGCGAGCTGGGCAAAGTCCGCAACCGCCTGTCGCTCTACCTGGGCGTGGTGTACTTTGGACGCCGCACGCCGCTCTTTGCCGCTCTCGACGCCGCCCGCGCCATGCTGGACAGCAGTCAGTCGGCTGTGAACAGTGAACAGTGGAAATTGAAGAGCAATCCGCAGCTTTTCGCCGATGGTCAAACCCTGATGCTCGCATTCGAGAACGGCATCACCTGGCAGGTTCCGGTCATGATGGGCGATGGGGAGACGGAAGACTGGTGGTATCCGTATTTCGCGCTGGACAGCCCGCCCAACCCGCCCCGCCCCCGCCAGTTCACCCATGATGGCAAGACGT harbors:
- a CDS encoding HEPN domain-containing protein, which translates into the protein MKESDRWLFFARQDLRMAELALNEKLYNQSCFHAQQYVEKTIKAWLVHQVKTPPRNHSLTDLINLLDPNPLADMAFEIQLLDRVYIPTRYPDALPGSLPEGLPDRRDAEQAFEPARQALVRIEQSINEG
- a CDS encoding CRISPR-associated protein Csx11, with translation MSLDDLRRQRDALLLAEAIGWLHDYRKCSEEHLQTQAPHSRAQALQRKELATRQPTLLGVNFALLEISRNVANLLDDTTWNQDVLGQLISRCHNTAHFDKQEPVDGEQAYPGVQISSPFGFEQAVATNLTQNLWNLPWANLATIATDRENLRKSISKLFAQTVADSRRPINEVDLWSWGMLVGALYKSALAGALLTATPLQVSNVRWRLLAVRFDGLKYLLNAIRIPDLLARQELLTDGLNRVQTLLEVTYPLGSEVYRDENGSVYVVPDVPDLLDYTDSSGITLRSLILQEFSQGTVKNEPKLKLGGEIAPHIELETTPWWGQDPGWPNSSNDELPNIGAFLAQRYVLTSDPKAVRSHWNEPVADICTVCGLRPQGPGQKALQRHVCDICEERRADRSQRWATSQADTTIWNDEVADVNGRLALIAGQFDLRQWLNGSLLETLFVVAPNDPKNTNGAPITTKTPSFSRLRRILETTHAFWKEVQAEILPTLSDDRRRLKIYLTKDPQLGAFHAYDLVAGSTMLSLVWVPPEGGQEGYLVSIDNPGYIARQLGAHSDIYNHPATAAIFVEDYLKTQFINQNQSNQPILYNADVQAGQVKKNLLDGISVREIGYQSNQYATAIPILAEPRSFLMLVPADKSLAILRHIRAKYERELGKVRNRLSLYLGVVYFGRRTPLFAALDAARAMLDSSQSAVNSEQWKLKSNPQLFADGQTLMLAFENGITWQVPVMMGDGETEDWWYPYFALDSPPNPPRPRQFTHDGKTWVHVRDLQPGDLVSITPSHFDFLWLDTAARRFETAYDEQGRRPARPTRPFYLEDLARLESVWETFSQCLTLTQIHQVLVIIETARERWFEADKNGESANDETFKRFVADTLANAEWPKGKAWETLSISERTNLIAAAARGDLADLAELHLEILKEKIEKE